A window from Bordetella petrii encodes these proteins:
- the rplN gene encoding 50S ribosomal protein L14, which translates to MIQMQTTLDVADNTGARAVMCIKVLGGSKRRYAGIGDIIKVSVKDAAPRGRVKKGEIYNAVVVRTAKGVRRKDGSLIRFGGNAAVLLNAKLEPIGTRIFGPVTRELRTERFMKIVSLAPEVL; encoded by the coding sequence ATGATCCAAATGCAGACCACGCTGGACGTGGCCGACAACACCGGTGCGCGCGCTGTCATGTGCATCAAGGTGCTCGGTGGCTCCAAGCGCCGTTATGCCGGTATCGGCGACATCATCAAGGTGAGCGTCAAAGATGCGGCCCCGCGCGGGCGCGTCAAGAAAGGCGAAATCTACAACGCCGTGGTGGTTCGCACCGCCAAGGGCGTGCGCCGCAAAGACGGTTCGCTGATCCGTTTCGGTGGCAATGCCGCCGTGTTGCTCAACGCCAAGCTGGAGCCCATCGGCACCCGCATCTTCGGACCCGTTACGCGCGAGCTGCGTACCGAGCGCTTCATGAAGATCGTGTCGCTGGCCCCCGAAGTGCTGTAA
- the rpsS gene encoding 30S ribosomal protein S19, which produces MSRSIKKGPFVDAHLIKKVDTAVAGKDKKPIKTWSRRSTILPEFIGLTIAVHNGRQHVPVYINENMVGHKLGEFALTRTFKGHAADKKAKR; this is translated from the coding sequence ATGTCACGTTCGATCAAGAAAGGCCCGTTTGTCGACGCCCACCTCATCAAGAAGGTGGACACGGCCGTCGCGGGCAAAGACAAGAAGCCGATCAAGACCTGGTCGCGCCGTTCCACGATCCTGCCCGAGTTCATCGGCCTGACGATCGCTGTGCACAACGGCCGCCAGCACGTTCCCGTGTACATCAACGAGAACATGGTCGGTCACAAGCTCGGCGAGTTCGCGCTGACCCGTACGTTCAAGGGCCACGCCGCGGACAAGAAGGCGAAGAGGTAA
- the rplP gene encoding 50S ribosomal protein L16, producing MLQPSRRKYRKEQKGRNTGLATRGTHVSFGEFGLKATGRGRLTARQIEAARRAINRHIKRGGRIWIRIFPDKPISQKPAEVRMGNGKGNPEYWVAEIQPGKVLYEMEGVSEELAREAFRLAAAKLPISTTFVARHIGA from the coding sequence ATGCTGCAACCCTCTCGCAGAAAATATCGCAAAGAGCAAAAGGGCCGCAACACCGGTCTGGCGACGCGCGGCACGCATGTGTCGTTCGGCGAATTCGGCCTGAAGGCCACCGGCCGTGGCCGCCTGACCGCTCGCCAGATCGAGGCGGCGCGTCGTGCCATCAACCGTCACATCAAGCGTGGCGGCCGTATCTGGATCCGCATTTTCCCGGATAAGCCGATCTCGCAGAAGCCTGCCGAAGTCCGGATGGGTAACGGTAAAGGCAACCCGGAATACTGGGTCGCCGAAATCCAGCCCGGCAAGGTGCTCTACGAAATGGAAGGCGTCAGCGAAGAGCTCGCGCGCGAGGCGTTCCGCCTGGCTGCCGCCAAGCTGCCGATCTCGACCACGTTCGTCGCGCGTCATATCGGTGCTTAA
- a CDS encoding NAD-dependent succinate-semialdehyde dehydrogenase — translation MYEQLALYIDGEFLTGDGRRTQDVINPATLEVLGQLPHATEADLDRALAAAQRAFESWKHSSPMERSAILRKVASLSRERAKEIGRNMTLDQGKPLAESVGEITACAEHADWHAEECRRIYGRVIPPRNPDVRQFVVREPIGVCAAFTPWNFPYNQAIRKIAAALGAGCTVILKGPEDSPSAVMAIARMFHEAGLPKGCLNIVWGEPAKISDYLIRSPIVRKVSFTGSVPVGKQLAALAGAHMKRVTMELGGHSPVLVFDDADVGRAAEMLAKFKIRNAGQVCVSPTRFYVQEGAYEQFLARFTEVLKGIKVGDGLEEGTQMGPLAHERRVPTMSKFVEDAKKHGGKIALGGEPLDRKGFFFSPTVVTDLPDDSMLMTEEPFGPVAPVVRFKDTDEVLRRANSLPFGLSSYVFTNSLQTATKVSNGLEAGMVNINHFGSALAETPFGGIKDSGIGSEGGLETFDGYLVTKFITHV, via the coding sequence ATGTATGAACAGTTGGCGCTGTATATCGACGGCGAATTCCTGACCGGCGACGGTCGCCGCACTCAGGATGTCATCAACCCGGCCACGCTGGAAGTTCTGGGGCAACTGCCGCACGCCACCGAGGCCGACCTCGACCGCGCCCTGGCCGCCGCCCAGCGGGCCTTTGAATCCTGGAAACACAGCTCGCCCATGGAGCGCTCGGCCATCCTGCGCAAGGTGGCGTCGCTGTCGCGCGAGCGCGCCAAGGAAATCGGCCGCAACATGACCCTGGACCAGGGCAAGCCCCTGGCGGAATCGGTGGGTGAAATCACCGCCTGCGCCGAGCATGCCGACTGGCATGCCGAAGAATGCCGCCGCATTTATGGCCGCGTCATCCCGCCGCGCAATCCCGATGTCCGGCAGTTCGTGGTGCGCGAGCCCATTGGCGTGTGCGCCGCCTTCACGCCCTGGAACTTCCCTTACAACCAGGCTATCCGCAAAATCGCCGCGGCGCTCGGCGCCGGCTGCACGGTCATCCTGAAGGGCCCGGAAGATTCGCCCAGCGCGGTCATGGCGATCGCGCGCATGTTCCACGAGGCCGGCCTGCCCAAGGGGTGCCTGAACATCGTCTGGGGCGAGCCCGCCAAGATCTCCGATTACCTGATCCGCTCGCCGATCGTGCGCAAAGTGTCGTTCACCGGCTCCGTGCCCGTGGGCAAGCAGCTGGCCGCGCTGGCCGGCGCGCACATGAAGCGCGTCACGATGGAACTGGGCGGCCATTCGCCGGTGCTGGTGTTCGATGACGCCGATGTCGGCCGCGCCGCGGAAATGCTGGCGAAGTTCAAGATCCGCAATGCCGGCCAGGTGTGCGTGTCGCCCACCCGGTTCTATGTGCAAGAAGGCGCCTACGAACAGTTCCTGGCCCGCTTTACCGAAGTGCTCAAGGGCATCAAGGTGGGCGACGGCCTTGAAGAAGGCACCCAGATGGGCCCGCTGGCGCACGAGCGCCGTGTTCCCACCATGTCCAAATTCGTGGAAGACGCCAAGAAGCACGGCGGCAAGATCGCGCTGGGCGGCGAACCGCTCGACCGCAAGGGCTTTTTCTTTTCGCCCACGGTGGTCACCGACCTGCCCGACGATTCCATGCTGATGACCGAAGAGCCGTTCGGCCCGGTGGCCCCGGTGGTGCGCTTCAAAGATACCGATGAAGTGCTGCGCCGCGCCAACAGCCTGCCGTTCGGCCTGTCGTCATACGTGTTCACCAATTCGCTGCAAACGGCCACCAAGGTCAGCAACGGGCTGGAAGCCGGCATGGTCAACATCAACCACTTCGGCAGCGCCCTGGCCGAAACCCCGTTCGGCGGCATCAAGGACAGCGGCATCGGCAGCGAGGGCGGCCTGGAAACCTTCGACGGCTACCTGGTCACCAAGTTCATCACGCACGTATAA
- the rplX gene encoding 50S ribosomal protein L24 translates to MNNIRKGDEVIVLTGRDKKRRGTVLARVDADHVLVEGVNVVKKHVKANPMANNPGGIVEKTLPIHISNVALFNPATGKGDRVGVKEVDGRKVRVFRSNGAVVGAKA, encoded by the coding sequence ATGAACAACATCCGTAAAGGCGACGAAGTCATCGTCCTGACCGGCCGCGACAAGAAACGCCGCGGTACCGTGCTGGCTCGCGTCGATGCCGACCACGTCCTGGTCGAGGGCGTCAACGTTGTCAAGAAGCACGTCAAGGCCAATCCCATGGCCAACAACCCGGGCGGCATCGTCGAAAAGACCCTGCCGATCCATATCTCCAACGTGGCGCTGTTCAATCCGGCCACGGGCAAGGGCGATCGCGTCGGCGTCAAAGAAGTCGACGGCCGCAAGGTCCGTGTGTTCCGTTCCAATGGTGCCGTTGTCGGCGCCAAGGCGTAA
- the rplC gene encoding 50S ribosomal protein L3, translated as MSNSTSTPAAHRLGLVGRKVGMTRIFTEEGESIPVTVLDVSNNRVTQIKSLEADGYAAVQVAYGTRRASRVAQPQTGHYAKAGTEAGSILKEFRLDPARLAEFTPGAVIAVESVFEAGQQVDVTGTTIGKGFAGTIKRHHFGSQRASHGNSRSHRVPGSIGQAQDPGRIFPGKRMSGHLGDVTRTVQNLDVVRVDAERGLLLVKGAVPGHAGGDVVVRPAIKAPAKKGA; from the coding sequence ATGTCGAATTCGACGTCCACGCCCGCCGCGCATCGGCTGGGTCTGGTGGGTCGCAAGGTCGGCATGACCCGCATTTTTACCGAGGAAGGTGAATCCATCCCGGTAACCGTGCTGGACGTGTCGAACAACCGCGTGACCCAGATCAAGTCTCTGGAAGCCGATGGCTACGCCGCGGTCCAGGTGGCTTACGGCACCCGTCGTGCCTCGCGTGTGGCTCAGCCGCAAACCGGCCACTACGCCAAAGCCGGCACCGAAGCCGGCAGCATCCTGAAAGAATTCCGCCTGGATCCGGCCCGTCTGGCCGAATTCACGCCTGGCGCCGTCATCGCCGTGGAATCCGTCTTCGAAGCCGGCCAGCAGGTCGACGTCACGGGCACTACCATCGGTAAGGGCTTCGCCGGCACGATCAAGCGCCACCACTTCGGTTCGCAGCGCGCTTCGCACGGTAACTCGCGTTCGCACCGCGTGCCCGGCTCGATCGGCCAGGCGCAAGACCCGGGCCGCATCTTCCCCGGCAAGCGCATGTCCGGCCACCTGGGCGATGTGACCCGTACCGTTCAAAACCTCGACGTCGTGCGTGTCGATGCCGAGCGCGGCCTGTTGCTGGTCAAGGGCGCTGTCCCCGGCCACGCTGGCGGCGATGTCGTCGTGCGTCCGGCCATCAAGGCGCCGGCCAAGAAGGGGGCGTAA
- the truA gene encoding tRNA pseudouridine(38-40) synthase TruA, protein MPRMALGLAYDGSSWQGWQTQPHRQTVQDTLEAALARFAGIDGTLPTICAGRTDTGVHAAMQVVHLDTGLQRRAESWVRGVNAFLPPSIAVQWAQPVSDQFHARFSARSRTYLYLLWRGRVRPPLWAGRAGWCFQPLDVAAMRQAASALLGEHDFSSFRSSQCQARHPVRTLHSLDIDERGPFLVFTLRANAFLHHMVRNLMGALLQVGQGRQPVSWMPAVLAARDRRLAAPTFSPDGLYLSAIEYPAEFKLNETDGGPQLLSPFTFA, encoded by the coding sequence ATGCCGCGCATGGCGTTGGGGCTGGCGTACGACGGCTCTTCCTGGCAAGGCTGGCAGACACAGCCGCACCGGCAGACGGTGCAGGACACCCTCGAAGCCGCGCTGGCCCGCTTTGCCGGCATCGACGGCACGCTGCCCACCATCTGCGCGGGCCGCACCGACACAGGCGTGCATGCGGCCATGCAAGTCGTGCACCTGGACACCGGCCTGCAGCGGCGCGCCGAGTCCTGGGTGCGCGGCGTCAATGCCTTTCTGCCGCCCAGCATCGCAGTGCAGTGGGCGCAGCCGGTGTCCGACCAGTTCCATGCGCGCTTTTCGGCGCGTTCGCGCACCTATCTCTATCTGCTGTGGCGCGGCCGCGTCCGCCCGCCGCTGTGGGCCGGCCGGGCCGGCTGGTGCTTCCAGCCGCTGGATGTGGCGGCCATGCGGCAGGCGGCGTCGGCCTTGCTGGGCGAGCATGATTTCTCCAGCTTCCGTTCGTCGCAGTGCCAGGCCCGCCATCCGGTGCGCACGCTGCACAGCCTGGATATCGACGAGCGCGGGCCGTTCCTGGTCTTCACGCTGCGCGCCAATGCTTTTCTGCACCACATGGTGCGCAACCTGATGGGCGCGCTGCTGCAGGTAGGGCAGGGACGCCAGCCGGTGTCATGGATGCCGGCCGTGCTGGCCGCGCGCGACCGCCGCCTGGCCGCGCCCACTTTTTCACCCGACGGCCTGTATCTTTCGGCCATCGAATACCCAGCTGAATTCAAGCTGAACGAAACCGACGGCGGGCCGCAACTGCTGTCGCCTTTTACATTTGCTTAA
- the rplD gene encoding 50S ribosomal protein L4: MDLKLLNDQGQAATFSAPDTIFGRDFNEALVHQIVVAYQANARSGNRAQKDRAEVKHTTKKPWRQKGTGRARAGMTSSPLWRGGGRTFPNSPEENFSQKVNKKMYRAGIRSILSQLAREDRIAVVDAFGLESPKTKLAVAKLKSLGLDSVLIITDAVDENVYLATRNLPHVAVVEPRYADPLSLIHYKKVLITKPAIAQLEEMLG, from the coding sequence ATGGATCTCAAGCTCCTGAACGACCAAGGTCAGGCCGCTACGTTCAGCGCGCCCGACACCATTTTCGGCCGCGACTTCAACGAAGCGCTGGTTCACCAGATCGTGGTGGCCTACCAGGCCAACGCGCGCAGCGGTAACCGCGCCCAGAAAGACCGTGCCGAAGTCAAGCACACCACCAAGAAGCCCTGGCGCCAGAAGGGTACCGGTCGCGCTCGCGCCGGTATGACCTCGTCGCCGCTGTGGCGTGGGGGTGGTCGCACCTTCCCGAATTCGCCTGAAGAAAACTTCAGCCAGAAGGTCAACAAGAAGATGTACCGCGCAGGCATCCGCTCGATCCTGTCGCAGCTGGCCCGCGAAGACCGCATTGCCGTCGTCGATGCGTTCGGCCTCGAATCGCCCAAGACCAAGCTGGCCGTGGCCAAGCTCAAGAGCCTGGGCCTGGATTCGGTGCTGATCATCACCGACGCGGTCGATGAAAATGTTTACCTCGCCACCCGCAACCTGCCGCATGTTGCCGTGGTCGAGCCCCGTTATGCCGATCCGTTGTCGCTGATCCACTACAAGAAAGTGCTGATCACCAAGCCGGCCATCGCTCAACTCGAGGAGATGCTGGGATGA
- a CDS encoding TRAP transporter substrate-binding protein, whose product MQRRSFLKKATLGAAAAGGATLAAPVLAQESPTLNWRLASSFPRSADAIYTGGENLAKYVAEATDGKFNIRAFPAGEIVPALQVLDAVQNNTIECGHTASYYYFGKDPALCFDGAVPFGLNTRQMNAWMRHGNGLKLTRELFQKYNIVNFPCGYTGTQMGGWFRNEIKTVDDLKGLKFRASAFAGAVLSRLGVVPQQIAGGDIYPSLEKGTIDAAEWIGPYDDEKLGFHKVAKHYYFPGWWEGTLQVSLYVNQDVYNKLPKHYQAALSQASAAATADMIAKYDAENPAALRRLVSQGAQLKAFPKAVMDACYAEANKVYAEFSAKDPMFKKVYDDMVAFRDNEIPWFRVAEGSFDGFMGTINRHK is encoded by the coding sequence ATGCAACGTCGTTCGTTCCTCAAAAAGGCTACCCTGGGTGCCGCGGCCGCTGGCGGCGCGACACTCGCCGCGCCGGTTCTGGCGCAAGAATCGCCCACCCTGAACTGGCGCCTGGCCTCCAGCTTCCCGCGCAGCGCCGATGCCATCTACACTGGCGGCGAAAACCTGGCCAAGTACGTGGCCGAGGCCACCGACGGCAAATTCAACATCCGCGCCTTCCCCGCGGGCGAAATCGTCCCCGCGCTGCAAGTGCTCGATGCGGTGCAGAACAACACCATCGAATGCGGCCATACCGCTTCGTATTACTACTTCGGCAAAGATCCCGCGCTGTGCTTCGACGGCGCCGTGCCGTTCGGCCTGAATACGCGCCAGATGAACGCCTGGATGCGCCACGGCAACGGCCTGAAGCTCACCCGCGAGCTGTTCCAGAAGTACAACATCGTCAACTTCCCCTGCGGCTACACCGGCACGCAGATGGGCGGCTGGTTCCGCAACGAAATCAAGACCGTCGATGACCTCAAGGGCCTGAAATTCCGCGCCAGCGCGTTCGCGGGCGCGGTGCTGTCGCGCCTGGGCGTGGTGCCGCAGCAGATCGCCGGCGGCGACATCTACCCCTCGCTCGAAAAGGGCACCATCGACGCCGCCGAATGGATCGGCCCGTACGACGACGAAAAGCTGGGCTTCCACAAAGTGGCCAAGCACTACTACTTCCCGGGCTGGTGGGAAGGCACGCTGCAGGTGTCGCTGTACGTAAACCAGGACGTCTACAACAAGCTGCCCAAGCACTACCAGGCGGCCCTGTCGCAGGCCTCCGCGGCCGCCACGGCCGACATGATCGCCAAGTACGACGCCGAAAACCCGGCCGCCCTGCGCCGCCTGGTGTCGCAAGGCGCCCAGCTCAAGGCATTCCCCAAGGCCGTCATGGACGCGTGCTACGCCGAGGCGAACAAGGTCTACGCCGAGTTCTCGGCCAAAGACCCCATGTTCAAGAAGGTCTACGACGACATGGTGGCGTTCCGCGACAACGAAATCCCGTGGTTCCGCGTGGCCGAAGGCAGCTTCGACGGCTTCATGGGCACCATCAACCGCCACAAGTAG
- the rplW gene encoding 50S ribosomal protein L23 produces MNAERLMQVILAPVVTEKATFVAEKNQQIAFRVVADATKPEIKAAVELLFKVQVESVQVLNRKGKVKRFGRFVGRRRSERKAYVALKEGQEIDFAEVK; encoded by the coding sequence ATGAACGCCGAACGCTTGATGCAAGTCATTCTGGCTCCGGTGGTGACCGAAAAGGCCACCTTCGTCGCCGAAAAGAATCAGCAAATCGCTTTCCGTGTCGTGGCTGACGCTACCAAGCCGGAAATCAAGGCTGCCGTCGAACTGCTGTTCAAAGTGCAGGTCGAGTCCGTGCAGGTCCTCAACCGTAAGGGCAAAGTCAAGCGCTTTGGCCGCTTCGTGGGTCGCCGCCGCAGTGAGCGCAAGGCCTATGTCGCGCTCAAGGAAGGCCAGGAAATCGACTTTGCGGAGGTGAAGTAA
- a CDS encoding aspartyl/asparaginyl beta-hydroxylase domain-containing protein → MLVPSQDIDVTRSLFSRAFFRFLDWLQRRIARASLVGDRPIFDNALFPWTGALEAQAPAIRRELQALLQERERLPAFHEISPDVGTITSDDQWKTFLFLAYGLRSDRNLARCPATARALEGIPGLRTAFFSILEPGKRIPLHRGPYNGVLRLHVGLVVPEPRERCWIEVGGQRYAWEEGRAVVFDDLYPHQVHNDTAGLRAVLFVDFERPCRAPVRWLNRLVLKAAPLTDEVRRGKANHDAWEARYYRHK, encoded by the coding sequence ATGCTTGTGCCCAGCCAGGATATTGACGTTACGCGCAGCCTGTTTTCCCGCGCCTTCTTCCGGTTTCTCGACTGGCTGCAGCGCCGTATCGCCCGGGCTTCATTGGTGGGCGACCGGCCCATCTTCGACAACGCGCTGTTTCCCTGGACCGGCGCCCTGGAAGCCCAGGCCCCCGCCATACGCCGCGAGCTGCAAGCCCTGCTGCAAGAACGCGAGCGCCTGCCCGCCTTCCATGAAATTTCCCCGGACGTCGGCACCATTACGTCGGACGACCAATGGAAGACATTCCTGTTCCTGGCCTACGGCCTGCGGTCCGACCGCAACCTGGCCCGCTGCCCGGCCACTGCCCGGGCGCTGGAGGGGATCCCCGGCCTGCGCACGGCGTTCTTTTCCATTCTCGAGCCGGGCAAGCGGATTCCCCTGCACCGCGGACCCTACAACGGCGTGCTGCGGCTGCACGTGGGCCTGGTGGTGCCCGAGCCGCGCGAGCGCTGCTGGATCGAGGTCGGCGGCCAGCGGTACGCCTGGGAGGAAGGACGGGCCGTGGTGTTCGATGACCTGTATCCGCATCAAGTGCACAATGACACCGCGGGGCTGCGGGCGGTGCTGTTCGTCGATTTCGAGCGCCCCTGCCGGGCGCCGGTGCGCTGGCTGAACCGGTTGGTATTGAAAGCCGCGCCCCTGACCGACGAGGTCCGCCGGGGCAAGGCCAACCACGATGCCTGGGAGGCCCGTTATTACCGCCATAAATAG
- the rplB gene encoding 50S ribosomal protein L2: protein MALVKVKPTSAGRRGMVKVVSPNLHKGAPHAALLEKKTRGSGRNNNGHITIRHRGGGHKQHYRVVDFRRNKDGIPAKVERLEYDPNRTAHIALLCYADGERRYIIAPRGLEVGATLVSGIEAPIRAGNTLPIRNIPVGTTIHCIEMIPGKGAQMARSAGASAVLLAREGTYAQVRLRSGEVRRVHIECRATIGEVGNEEHSLRQIGKAGAMRWRGVRPTVRGVAMNPVDHPHGGGEGRTGEAREPVSPWGTPSKGFKTRRNKRTNNMIVQRRKRK from the coding sequence ATGGCCCTCGTCAAAGTAAAACCGACCTCGGCTGGCCGCCGTGGCATGGTGAAGGTTGTCAGCCCGAACCTGCACAAAGGCGCGCCGCACGCTGCCCTGCTCGAAAAGAAGACCCGTGGTTCGGGCCGTAACAACAACGGCCACATCACGATCCGCCACCGTGGCGGCGGTCACAAGCAGCACTACCGCGTTGTCGACTTCCGTCGCAACAAGGACGGCATCCCGGCCAAAGTGGAACGCCTCGAGTACGACCCCAACCGTACGGCGCACATCGCCCTGTTGTGCTACGCCGACGGCGAACGTCGCTACATCATCGCGCCGCGCGGCCTGGAAGTGGGCGCCACGCTGGTCTCGGGCATCGAAGCCCCGATCCGCGCCGGCAACACGCTGCCGATCCGCAACATTCCGGTGGGTACCACGATCCACTGCATCGAAATGATCCCCGGCAAGGGCGCCCAGATGGCGCGTTCGGCCGGCGCGTCGGCGGTGCTGCTGGCCCGTGAAGGCACCTACGCTCAAGTGCGTCTGCGTTCGGGCGAAGTCCGCCGCGTCCACATCGAGTGCCGTGCCACCATCGGTGAAGTCGGTAACGAAGAACACAGCCTGCGCCAGATCGGCAAGGCCGGTGCAATGCGTTGGCGCGGTGTGCGTCCGACGGTTCGTGGCGTGGCCATGAACCCGGTCGACCACCCGCACGGCGGCGGCGAAGGCCGTACCGGCGAAGCACGCGAACCGGTCAGCCCGTGGGGCACGCCCTCGAAGGGTTTCAAGACCCGTCGCAACAAGCGGACGAACAACATGATCGTCCAACGGCGCAAGCGCAAGTAA
- the rpsC gene encoding 30S ribosomal protein S3: MGQKIHPTGFRLAVTRNWSSRWFADDKAFGSMLAEDIRVREYLKKKLKSASVGRVIIERPAKNARITVYSARPGVVIGKRGEDIENLKADLQRLMGVPVHVNIEEIRKPETDAQLIADSISQQLEKRIMFRRAMKRAMQNAMRLGAQGIKIMSSGRLNGIEIARTEWYREGRVPLHTLKANIDYGTSEAHTTYGVIGIKVWVYKGDMLANGELPPEAATPREEERRPRRAPRGDRPDGGRPGRPGGRGRGPRKADAAPAPEGE, from the coding sequence ATGGGTCAGAAAATTCACCCCACTGGGTTCCGTCTCGCGGTCACCCGTAATTGGTCTTCGCGCTGGTTCGCCGATGACAAAGCGTTCGGCAGCATGCTGGCCGAAGACATCCGCGTTCGCGAGTACCTGAAGAAGAAGCTCAAGAGCGCCTCGGTTGGCCGCGTCATCATCGAGCGTCCCGCCAAGAACGCGCGCATCACCGTCTACTCGGCTCGTCCGGGCGTGGTGATCGGCAAGCGCGGCGAAGACATCGAAAACCTGAAGGCCGACCTGCAGCGCCTGATGGGCGTGCCCGTGCACGTCAACATCGAGGAAATCCGCAAGCCGGAAACCGACGCTCAACTGATCGCCGATTCGATCTCGCAGCAGCTCGAAAAGCGCATCATGTTCCGCCGCGCCATGAAGCGCGCCATGCAGAACGCGATGCGCCTGGGCGCCCAGGGCATCAAGATCATGAGCTCGGGCCGTCTGAACGGTATCGAAATCGCACGCACCGAGTGGTATCGCGAAGGCCGTGTGCCGCTTCACACGCTGAAAGCCAATATCGACTACGGCACCTCCGAAGCCCACACCACCTACGGTGTGATCGGCATCAAGGTCTGGGTCTACAAGGGCGACATGCTGGCCAATGGCGAACTGCCGCCCGAAGCCGCTACCCCGCGTGAAGAAGAACGCCGTCCGCGTCGCGCGCCGCGTGGCGACCGCCCCGATGGCGGCCGTCCCGGTCGTCCGGGTGGTCGTGGCCGTGGTCCCCGCAAGGCGGACGCAGCTCCGGCGCCTGAAGGAGAATAA
- the rplV gene encoding 50S ribosomal protein L22 — METTAIIRGVHISAQKTRLVADLIRGKSVAQALNILTFSPKKAAGILKKAVESAIANAEHNDGADIDELKVTTIFVDKAQSMKRFSARAKGRGNRIEKQTCHITVKVGA, encoded by the coding sequence ATGGAAACTACTGCCATTATCCGTGGGGTTCACATCTCGGCCCAGAAGACCCGTCTGGTTGCGGACCTGATCCGCGGCAAGTCGGTTGCTCAGGCGCTGAACATCCTCACCTTTTCCCCCAAGAAGGCTGCCGGCATCCTGAAGAAGGCTGTCGAGTCCGCCATCGCCAATGCCGAACACAACGACGGCGCCGACATCGACGAACTGAAGGTCACCACGATCTTCGTCGACAAGGCGCAATCGATGAAGCGTTTCTCGGCTCGTGCCAAGGGCCGCGGCAACCGCATTGAGAAGCAGACCTGCCACATCACGGTCAAGGTCGGAGCCTAA
- the rpsJ gene encoding 30S ribosomal protein S10, whose amino-acid sequence MKNQKIRIRLKAFDYKLIDQSAAEIVDTAKRTGAVVRGPVPLPTRIRRYDVLRSPHVNKSSRDQFEIRTHQRLMDIVDPTDKTVDALMRLDLPAGVDVEIALQ is encoded by the coding sequence ATGAAAAACCAGAAGATCCGCATCCGCTTGAAAGCCTTCGACTACAAGCTGATCGATCAGTCCGCGGCCGAGATCGTCGACACCGCCAAGCGCACCGGCGCTGTGGTGCGCGGGCCGGTTCCGCTGCCCACGCGTATCCGTCGCTACGACGTGCTGCGTTCGCCCCACGTGAACAAGTCGTCGCGCGACCAGTTCGAGATCCGCACCCATCAGCGCCTGATGGACATCGTGGACCCCACCGACAAGACCGTGGACGCCCTGATGCGCCTGGATCTGCCGGCCGGTGTCGACGTGGAAATCGCGCTGCAGTAA
- the rpsQ gene encoding 30S ribosomal protein S17 encodes MSETQNTQTKRQRTLVGKVVSNKMDKTVVVLVERRVKHPIYGKIVMRSAKYKAHDESNQYNEGDTVEIAEGRPISRSKSWNVVRLVEAVRII; translated from the coding sequence ATGAGCGAAACTCAAAACACTCAAACCAAGCGCCAGCGTACGCTGGTCGGCAAGGTCGTCAGCAACAAGATGGACAAGACCGTCGTCGTTCTGGTTGAACGCCGCGTCAAGCATCCCATCTACGGCAAGATCGTCATGCGTTCGGCGAAGTACAAGGCGCACGACGAGTCGAACCAGTACAACGAAGGCGACACTGTCGAAATCGCGGAAGGCCGCCCCATCTCGCGTTCCAAGTCCTGGAACGTGGTGCGCCTGGTCGAAGCGGTGCGCATCATCTAA
- the rpmC gene encoding 50S ribosomal protein L29, with translation MKASELRSKDAAELGQELESLLKAQFGLRMQKATQQLANTSQLRNVRRDIARVRTLLTEKAGK, from the coding sequence ATGAAAGCCAGCGAACTCCGTTCGAAAGACGCCGCCGAGCTCGGCCAAGAGCTCGAGAGCCTGCTGAAGGCACAATTCGGTCTGCGTATGCAGAAGGCCACGCAGCAGCTTGCCAACACCAGCCAGCTGCGTAACGTGCGCCGCGACATCGCGCGCGTGCGTACCTTGCTGACCGAGAAGGCAGGGAAATAA